In Pseudobacter ginsenosidimutans, the following are encoded in one genomic region:
- a CDS encoding SusC/RagA family TonB-linked outer membrane protein, translating into MSKKLRYLRILCLSVLTIFPSILFAQQVISGRVTDPKGKNLPSVNVVIKNASNGIVTDTEGKFSITAPSDAILIFSSVGFATREVPVNGQSVLNITMQEGSKQLDEVVVTAIGIKQQKKRLGFTTQEVKTEQLANSRTMNLGTALAGQVAGLTVTTPTGMFQSPQFQLRGKSPLIVIDGVPVETDFYDVSGEDIDNINVLKGVAASALYGTRGKDGAILITTKNAKKEGMEVNVNTNNMFTAGFTVFPKTQKEYGSGSNGQYEFWDGADGGISDGDMTWGPRLNAGVKVPQWNSPIRNKETGETIEWYGDVKGTIYDDRSKYERVPTDFVYHDNLKDFLRTGIVSTNTFSVAYKGEKARYYASGKYAHQKGQVPNMSLNTGGLNFNAAFDITEKFTLETSLSYNKVFSPNYPRYGYGPKNHIYTILIWMSDDVNGQDLKNHLWVPGQEGYRQANYNYAWYNNPYFASYNLKQAQDRDVVDMQLKGSYKFTKDLVLQLRGNGRNISNFESMKSPKSYMNYGDSRNGDYKNWNTHQLNFDADALLSYSKDITDNIQIGINAGASLFNRKYTQEYQSTDGLIVPEVYSLNNTQGPVQANNSRYEKSIRSIYGAANIDLYNAVFLSFTARNDWSSTLPTSNNSYFYPSVSLSTMVSEYVKMPQFVEYLKLYGSWAHVSSDLAPYSVYSAYNKGTTYGSTQSVYYPSGIVNPNILPEKSSSYEMGLSTGLFKGRLSLDLTYYNIKDENQIIDLGISEASGFTSKKVNGNVYTTNGFEIVAGFKAIRKKNFRWDIAANWSTYVKKITEIYGDQSKFGNLKLGDRTDSYYATVWQKSADGQLILGSNGMPIRDAFARNIGHLDPSWRLGFQNKFNIKGFDIGVDIDGVWGGIMNSTTHEKMWWGGKHPNSVEYRAAEYEAGKPVYVPEGVVVVSGELKQDINGNVISDTRKYADNTTAVSWQTWGQNYPYRARVTEKESKKFANTFDRSFFKLRRVSVGYELGNVINLGKKVKGLYAQVFGYNLAMWKKMPLLDPDYEIGNDGNLQDPSPRYVGFSLNVKF; encoded by the coding sequence ATGAGCAAAAAGCTACGCTACCTGCGGATACTCTGTTTATCCGTACTTACTATCTTTCCATCGATCCTGTTTGCACAACAAGTCATCAGCGGCAGGGTCACCGATCCAAAAGGCAAAAATCTTCCCTCAGTGAACGTTGTAATTAAGAACGCATCCAACGGCATTGTTACAGACACCGAAGGAAAGTTCTCCATTACAGCGCCTTCCGATGCAATACTCATTTTCTCTTCAGTAGGATTTGCCACCCGGGAAGTTCCTGTGAACGGACAATCTGTATTGAACATAACCATGCAGGAAGGTTCAAAACAACTGGACGAAGTAGTGGTAACAGCCATCGGTATCAAACAACAGAAAAAGAGGCTTGGTTTCACCACCCAGGAAGTAAAAACAGAACAACTCGCCAACTCCCGCACCATGAACCTGGGTACGGCTTTGGCAGGACAGGTGGCTGGTCTTACCGTAACCACTCCCACCGGTATGTTCCAAAGCCCACAGTTCCAGTTGAGGGGTAAATCACCCCTGATCGTTATCGATGGTGTTCCCGTGGAAACAGACTTCTATGATGTTTCCGGTGAAGACATCGATAATATCAACGTGCTGAAAGGCGTAGCTGCGTCAGCGTTATATGGCACCCGTGGTAAAGACGGCGCTATCCTCATCACTACAAAGAATGCCAAAAAAGAAGGCATGGAAGTGAATGTGAATACCAACAATATGTTCACTGCCGGCTTTACTGTTTTCCCGAAAACGCAAAAGGAATACGGAAGCGGTTCCAATGGCCAGTACGAATTCTGGGACGGAGCCGATGGCGGGATCTCCGATGGCGACATGACCTGGGGCCCCAGGCTGAATGCAGGCGTGAAAGTTCCTCAGTGGAACAGCCCCATCAGGAATAAAGAAACCGGTGAAACCATCGAATGGTATGGCGATGTAAAAGGAACCATCTATGACGATCGCTCCAAATACGAACGCGTACCCACAGATTTCGTTTACCACGATAACCTCAAAGACTTCCTGAGAACAGGTATCGTCAGCACCAATACTTTCTCTGTGGCTTACAAAGGAGAAAAAGCACGCTACTATGCTTCAGGAAAATATGCCCACCAGAAAGGACAGGTTCCCAACATGAGCCTCAACACCGGCGGACTGAACTTCAATGCCGCATTCGACATCACGGAGAAATTCACACTGGAAACCTCTCTCTCCTACAACAAGGTATTTTCACCTAACTATCCCCGTTATGGATACGGCCCCAAGAACCATATCTACACCATCCTCATCTGGATGAGCGATGATGTGAACGGACAGGACCTGAAGAACCATCTCTGGGTGCCCGGTCAGGAAGGCTATCGCCAGGCCAACTACAACTATGCCTGGTACAACAACCCCTACTTCGCTTCCTATAACCTGAAACAGGCGCAGGACAGGGATGTGGTAGACATGCAGCTCAAAGGAAGTTACAAATTCACCAAAGACCTGGTTTTACAGCTCCGTGGGAACGGAAGGAATATTTCCAATTTCGAATCCATGAAGAGCCCCAAGTCATACATGAACTATGGCGACTCCCGCAATGGTGATTACAAGAACTGGAATACACATCAGCTGAATTTTGATGCGGACGCCTTACTGTCTTATTCAAAAGATATCACAGATAATATTCAGATCGGCATCAATGCCGGTGCTTCCCTCTTCAACCGGAAATACACACAGGAATATCAATCCACAGACGGTTTGATCGTTCCCGAAGTTTACAGTCTCAATAACACGCAGGGACCTGTACAGGCCAATAACTCACGCTACGAAAAATCTATCAGGAGTATTTACGGAGCTGCCAATATCGATCTGTACAATGCAGTGTTCCTGAGCTTCACAGCGCGTAACGACTGGTCTTCCACCCTGCCCACCAGCAACAATTCCTATTTCTATCCTTCTGTTTCACTCAGCACTATGGTGTCAGAATATGTGAAGATGCCACAGTTTGTAGAGTACCTGAAATTGTATGGATCATGGGCGCATGTATCGAGCGATCTGGCTCCCTACAGCGTTTACTCTGCCTACAACAAAGGCACAACCTATGGATCCACTCAATCTGTTTATTATCCTTCCGGGATCGTAAACCCGAATATCCTTCCTGAAAAATCCTCCTCCTATGAAATGGGCCTCTCTACAGGTCTGTTCAAAGGAAGGCTCTCACTGGATCTCACTTACTACAATATCAAAGACGAGAACCAGATCATTGACCTGGGTATTTCAGAAGCATCAGGCTTCACTTCTAAAAAAGTGAACGGCAACGTGTACACCACCAATGGATTTGAAATAGTTGCAGGATTCAAAGCGATCAGGAAAAAGAATTTCAGGTGGGATATTGCCGCCAACTGGTCAACCTATGTGAAAAAGATCACAGAGATCTATGGCGATCAGTCGAAGTTCGGCAATCTCAAACTGGGCGACAGAACGGATAGCTATTATGCCACTGTATGGCAGAAAAGTGCAGACGGCCAGCTGATCCTCGGCAGTAATGGAATGCCGATCAGGGATGCATTTGCGCGAAATATTGGTCACCTGGACCCCTCCTGGAGACTCGGCTTCCAGAATAAATTCAACATCAAAGGCTTCGATATCGGTGTGGACATCGATGGTGTATGGGGCGGTATCATGAACTCTACCACGCATGAAAAAATGTGGTGGGGCGGCAAACATCCCAACTCTGTTGAATACCGTGCTGCTGAATATGAAGCAGGCAAACCCGTATATGTTCCGGAAGGTGTTGTGGTAGTGTCAGGAGAATTGAAACAGGACATCAATGGCAACGTCATTTCCGATACCCGTAAATATGCCGACAATACCACCGCTGTAAGCTGGCAGACATGGGGACAGAACTATCCCTACCGTGCCCGTGTAACCGAAAAAGAGAGCAAGAAGTTCGCCAACACTTTCGATCGTTCCTTTTTCAAGTTGCGCAGGGTATCCGTTGGCTATGAGCTCGGCAATGTGATCAATTTAGGGAAAAAAGTAAAAGGACTTTACGCGCAGGTGTTTGGATACAACCTGGCAATGTGGAAGAAAATGCCATTGCTGGATCCGGACTATGAGATCGGTAACGATGGCAACCTGCAAGATCCTTCTCCACGTTATGTAGGTTTCTCCCTCAATGTAAAATTCTAA